A stretch of Bradyrhizobium sp. AZCC 2262 DNA encodes these proteins:
- a CDS encoding TAXI family TRAP transporter solute-binding subunit, translating into MSRAAALFAIVLAPVIAALPAGAAEFGTRDEATAMVRRVQQKFKKEGPEAAFRAINNKEPGFADRDLYPFVTELTGLCVANGVTPAVRGKNLLDLKDQDGKFMIQEFVRTASTAPEHGWVDYRWLNPVTKTIEDKSAWIERMGNYFVGVGVYKNEQPNDNTIGLISGSLNSDDTYLQIAYDLADVLNDGDNLRILPIAGIGGPRNIRDVRYLKGVDIGLTQSNILNNFRLSNVRMGQADDNKIVYIANLFAEEAHLVAGASITSIDQLRGLKVNLDAKGSGTSYSMRDVFKALDIEIQEVSLSQAEAFEKVKSGEIAATVLIAGKPVRAITKLNPADRLHFVPIPYRSQLIANYLPSKLTHDDYPDIIPTGQSIDTIAVSAVLIAFNWPKTKVDRYQRVQRFVEAFFPRIAEFRKPPHHAKWREVSLAAQLPGWTRLEAAQTWLDRQAAEAAQASTEKPSGFPRAVKMDFAQPAVPNGSPQNDAELYREFLRWKKQQGR; encoded by the coding sequence ATGTCTCGTGCTGCAGCGCTCTTCGCCATCGTGTTAGCTCCAGTCATAGCGGCGCTCCCTGCGGGTGCTGCTGAGTTTGGGACCAGGGACGAAGCCACGGCGATGGTCAGACGAGTGCAGCAAAAATTCAAGAAGGAGGGTCCTGAAGCCGCCTTCCGGGCCATCAACAATAAAGAGCCAGGATTTGCGGATCGCGACCTTTACCCTTTCGTGACCGAACTGACCGGTCTTTGCGTTGCGAACGGGGTCACTCCTGCCGTGAGGGGAAAGAACCTGCTTGATCTCAAGGATCAAGACGGCAAGTTCATGATTCAGGAGTTTGTCAGGACCGCGAGCACTGCCCCCGAACACGGTTGGGTCGACTACCGATGGCTCAATCCCGTCACGAAAACCATCGAAGACAAGTCGGCTTGGATCGAAAGGATGGGTAATTATTTCGTCGGCGTCGGAGTATATAAAAACGAGCAGCCGAACGATAATACAATCGGTCTTATATCAGGTAGCCTGAATTCCGACGATACCTACCTGCAGATCGCGTATGATCTTGCCGACGTGCTGAATGACGGCGACAACCTTCGCATTCTCCCGATCGCTGGAATCGGCGGACCCAGGAACATACGCGACGTGCGATACTTGAAAGGCGTCGATATCGGCCTCACGCAAAGCAACATTCTCAATAACTTCCGCCTTTCGAATGTGCGGATGGGGCAAGCCGACGACAACAAGATTGTCTACATCGCCAATCTGTTCGCCGAGGAGGCTCATCTCGTTGCGGGAGCGAGCATTACCTCGATCGATCAATTGCGGGGCCTTAAGGTCAACCTCGATGCAAAAGGCAGCGGAACGAGTTATTCGATGCGCGACGTCTTCAAGGCCCTTGACATTGAGATCCAGGAAGTCAGCCTGTCGCAGGCCGAAGCCTTCGAGAAGGTCAAGAGCGGCGAGATAGCCGCTACCGTTCTGATTGCGGGCAAACCGGTACGGGCGATCACCAAGCTAAACCCGGCAGACCGCTTGCACTTTGTTCCAATTCCGTACCGCTCGCAACTCATAGCCAATTATTTGCCTTCCAAGCTCACGCATGACGATTATCCCGACATCATTCCGACCGGTCAGTCCATTGATACGATTGCCGTCAGTGCGGTGCTCATCGCGTTCAATTGGCCGAAGACCAAGGTCGATCGGTATCAGCGGGTTCAACGGTTCGTCGAAGCTTTTTTTCCGAGGATCGCGGAGTTCCGGAAGCCGCCGCACCACGCGAAGTGGCGTGAGGTTAGCCTCGCAGCCCAATTGCCGGGTTGGACCCGTTTGGAGGCGGCGCAGACTTGGCTCGATCGACAAGCTGCCGAAGCCGCGCAGGCAAGCACGGAGAAGCCATCAGGCTTCCCCCGGGCTGTGAAAATGGACTTCGCGCAACCTGCCGTCCCAAATGGCTCCCCGCAAAACGACGCCGAACTTTACCGGGAATTTCTTCGTTGGAAAAAGCAGCAGGGAAGGTGA